The following DNA comes from Nicotiana sylvestris chromosome 10, ASM39365v2, whole genome shotgun sequence.
ggagagaTTGTTAGATTTAAATTTCaatgatgaaaaataatatattattgTGTGCATGAAATCAATGATGTACGGATGAAGACAAGAAAGGAAGGAGTAAAGAACGAAGGTAAAAGATCTATCAACAGAAGCAAGAAAGGAAGGCCCAAGATTAAAGCGATATGACAACCAGGATAATGGGTATAAAGAACGAAGGACCAAGATTTATAGAGATCTGGACTAAAATTGCGCCTACCCTGATTACTGAAGATATGTGTCGAAAAGGAAGGCTATTAATCTCATGGATCAAGGAACAACTTAAGAACTAATTATAGGGGATCCTTTTTCAAAGAAGGAAAAGAGCAGCAGTCAGGACCATCTACAGAAGCTCCGCACTTATTCTTTCAATGAATCATAACAGATTCAACTCCAAGAATCAATTCCCTTAAGATTGCAAATCTCTCAACGGTCTGCCAAAGATACGTCAAGCCAAGCTCAAGTATATAATGCAGATTATCAAGGAAGAATCATATACTTTGATCATACTTGTTCTACTCCAAACAAGCATTGTAATCTTAACAAATTTTACTGTGTAATCagtagagagaaaaaagagagaaaaatattgGTGAGCATTGTATCGAAAATATCACAAGTGTACTAGATTCAAAAGTGAGTTGGTGTTCAGAGATAACATCAACACAATTGTACAAAACTTTCAAGGAGCTTTGAAGAGAGAACACctttgcaacccaaggggactggagTAGGaatcacattgaatccgaacaaGTATAAAATTTGGATGTCGTTAATTCCTGCACTTTACTTCTGCTTTCAGTTATATTCTGTTTTTATTTTCAGTCGACTAATTGGTAAACTAGTAAACTATTTAggatagaaaaagaaaaatcggCAATTCACCCCCTCTTATACTTTCATCAAGGTGTCTCTGTTTAACCAatgaaagatcaagaaaactgtCTGGGTTATCCTCCTTTCCTTCTAAGGCCTGTTGAAgacacaaaaaatagaaaaagtcgTACACCAATAGAAAGGGAAAAAAATGGTAAACTTCGTACTTCAATTATTTCATCTAGTCcttctttgtttgtttttttccttttctcaagACTTTTTTTTTGTCTGAAAAGATAATATGTATTAGCATTTAATAACCATGTACAGATGGCTGGGGCCTAACTGGCACCCTATCACAAACCATTGTTGTATTACAAAACCCTAAACTACTACTAGTATTTACAGTTGTCATGGTCATCCTATTGGAATTATCATCATGACAACTAGTTACACACGGATATCAGCGATTCATATTGCCACCGTAATTTTGCCAAGCGGTGTTTTAATGATAAATCTCGTTTATATGAACCCTGGAAATATTCAGTCATCAAAGTTGTTTGGAAGAAAGATTGCCCATCATATTCTAAGAAATAAACTCCTAGATCTTTGGAAGCCAACAGAGGAACTTCCTCTTATTGATTTAGGCTCTGATTTCTTTCtcataaaatatcaaaaggaggAGAATATGATCAAGGCTCTTCATGGTGGTCCATGGTTCATTCTGAGCCATTTTTTATCTGTTCGTCGATGGGAACCTAAATTCATCGCTTCATCTACTCAACTTACATACTCTGCTCTATGGGTGAGGCTCCCTAAACTTCCGACTGAGTTCTATGATCTGGAAATACTACAACGAGTGGGGTCGAAGTTGGGAAAACTACTTAAGATAGATTTGTGCACTTCATCTACCACTAGGGGAAGATATGCACGAATATGTATCGAGGTACCTTTGGAAAAGCCTTTGAAAATGCACGTCAATATAGGTCACCATAGGCAAATAATTCAATATGAGGGTCTAAACCTACTCTGTATGAATTGTGAACGCTTTGGACATGCCAAACAAAACTGTACGTTTGCTACTTCTTCACCTATGGAGGCAACAACTTCATCACCTCAACTACAGGTTGATGGGGCACAAGGAAGTGAGTGGAACATCGTTGAGTTTGCAAGAAGATCTAACTATGTTACCAGGAACTCCAAACCCTCCATGAACAAGGCGGTGGCAGTAGCAGCACCACCAAGACAGCAACTTGGACCAGGTACGTACCCTAACCCTACCAGGCCACATTTGTGCTAGAAAGATACTGATCAATTCGTACCCACTAAGCCCAATAAAGATGGTATCAATAGTTTCGGCTGTCTAAACAACTTGGACCCAAATAGCGAATGGCCACCTAGTTTTCATGCAAGCCCAACAAATGAGGGTCATAAAGTGGACAGTAGCACACAAATAACACCACCACCTGCTATATAGCTCCACCCTACTGGCCAATCCATACAAAACATAGGTTCACCTCTTCCTACTACTAATCAACGAGCTGCCTCTCAAATAATTACTGACCTAAAGTTACCACTCCAATCTTTACCATGTCTAGAAAATTCTACCACGCCCCTTAACCGAACACAGCCACTTCAGCAGCTTGTTCCACGTAGTATTCCAGACACCTCACCTGATCAATCCTTACTTGACAAATCCTCTTTGGCTTTGTCCCTACTTGACACATCCCTACCAGTAGTAAGCCAAACCAAAACACTCTTACATGCTACAGTACCCTTAGATAACGTAGACCAAAAACACACTTATCCTTACAAACATAATCATTACACATCATGTGAGAACCACCTACTCCACTCACTTAATTCACACGCCCACATCTTCTACCACATCTGCTTCTAATCAATCTTTAGTAAATCAGTATCAAAATCTTGCTCAAATACAGAGTCACCACCAAACTGCTTCTACTACCTCTAAAGATGCAGCGTCCATCCTTTCCAAAAACCAGTCATTACATGTCCATGCAAGAGAACATTCAAACCAACAATCAACTTTTTCACCTACCTCGACTGATCATGCAGGGGCCATAAATGCCACACATCTCAACCCCGATGATTTACACTTCTCAAGTCATCTCCATGGACCATCCACTTCAGTCTTGGTTGGAGATGGGTTTACAGGGCTATGCTCTGATATTCACTTTGGAGATGAACGGTCAGGAGATTGTTCTCCTAATACAAAATCCTTCCCACCTAGCAGAGATTGTAACAGAGGGAATGCGTCTAGGGATGGGAGCTTATACTCAGAACCAATGGTTCACCACTCAAACACCATTAGTATTAGAGAACCAAGCCTCCACTTCGACTCAACACTGGTCTTATCCCATGAACCCAGCAAATCTGCATGGGAACCCAGTAATCAACCTGATGCCCTTCTACCCTCCACACCATATAGGCCAGGTGTTTGCTCCATGGTTCCAGTCAATTTACTCCTTCAACCCACTCTCCCCATATGCCAGCCCTCTAAGTCCTATGGACAACTTCAGTTTACAGGAGACTCCCCCATAAACACCACCACCCTCACCACACATACTAGACAGTCCAACAAGGCAAGAGTTGCCAGAAATACCAGCGGAGATGAGGGAAACAAGAACAGAGTTCTGGTGACTAAAGGGGATACTACTTTACAACCTAAAAGAGCAGTACGAAAAAAAATTTGTTCTCAAATGTCCACCCGATCTAGAAGCATGCAGCCTCAACTTTCGTCAAACAATAAATCTAGAAGTCGGGAAATATGCTATGGTCATTATTCCCACACTTCATCAGACCTCTCAGGCAGTGAGTCTGGAGCAGATGACATCTCTTGTCACTCCGAGGACTCCAGTTCCAATAGGGCAGATCTCCAATCCTAGTTCCTATATGAATTTCTTAGTTTGGAATTGTCGGGGATCGCACAATCCTAAGTTTAGGCATCACTTTAGGTCTTTGTTAGATAATCACAGACCTGTGCTAGCAATCTTACTTGAAACACACATGCATGACCACTCAAGGCTTCGTGATGACTTTAACTTCACTCATATGTCACAAGTTGCTGCTAACGGGCTAATAGGGGGACTAGTGGTACTATGGAATGAGGAGGGCATCAAGGTGACAGAGATGAGAATTTCTGAGCAACAGATACATTGTATAGTCCAGGTATATTCTAATAAACCCCCATGGTTGTTATCTGCTATTTATACTAGTATTCATTCTCATTTAAGAAATTTACTTTGGGACAGTTTAATTAATTTACAAAATACTCTTGATATGCCATAGTTATTAGGAGGTGATTTTAATGAAATTATGAACTATAGGGAGAAATTTGGTGGTCTTCCTATAAGAAATAGTATAGTAGATAAGTTTGTTAATTACTTAAATTACTGTAAATTATTAaacctcagctttcatggtagtCGTTTCACTTGGACTAATAAGCGTAGATATGGTAACACAATTCTAGAGAGGCTTGATCGTTTTCTAGCAAACTATGAATGGCTAAATTTGTATCCAGAAGCTGTGGTAAAGCATCTCCCACGAACTTATTCGGATCATTGCCCCCTTCTAATTACACTAGAGCCCACTCCCAGGATACCACAAAAAATATTCCGCTTTGAAACAATGTGGGCATCTAACCCACATTTTCCAGCTTTAGTTCGTAACATTTGGTCAGGGGTTCATTCTTTGCCTCAAACTACAAAATTATTCCAGGTTGCTGCTACCCTTTGGAAGAAACAACAATTTGGGAATATTTTTCAACAAAAAAGAACTTTATTAGCTAGACTGGCAGGAATTCAAGCTTCGGTGCATTATCCTTCTAGTATATTCCTGCAAAATTTGGAAATAGATCTTTCTATGCAATATAGTAAAATATTACGTCTAGAGGAGGAATTTTGGAAATTAAATCTCGTATCAATTGGTTAAATGAGGGTGATGCGAATATAAAATTTTTCCATATGACTATTATTCATAGACGTAGGCGAAATAGAATTTTTGGACTACAAGATTTGGTGGGCAATTGGATTTTCCATCAAGATGACCTAAAGCAGCATATTATTGCTTTTTATCAAACACTATTCACAACTGGGCAATTAACTTCTAATAAAAATTACAATGATTCTTATAATTTTAATCTTTCTATATATGAAAATCAGCAGTTGGAGGAGCCTCTTGGACAACATGAGATTAAAAGTGCCTTATTCAACTTTAAACCCTATAAATCACCTGGTCCAGACGGACTTCATCCTTTCTTCTATCAAAAATTTTGGTCAGATGTAGGCAATATGGTTACTTTATTTTGCCAAGACATCTTTAATACCAAGGAAATGCCTTACGAATTAAATCAAACCTTTATATGTCTTATTCCTAAGGTAAAGAACCCTGCTATTATTCAACAATATCGTCCTATAAGCTTATGCAATACTTTGTATAAGTTGATTACCAAGCTAATTGTAAATAGGCTAAAACCTATCATTGCTAAGATAATAGGACCTACTCAAACTAGTTTTCAACAAGGTAAAGCTTCTGATAATGCTATTATAGTATAGGAAGTTTTAAACTATTTTAGGAATACTAAAGGTAAAACTTCTTACATGCTCTTGAAATTAGATCTAGAAAAGGCGTTTGATAGGTTAGAATGGTCTTTTATTCGGAGTACACTTATATATTTTAATTTTCCTGCTTCACTGATTACTTTAATCATGTCATATGTTACAACAACTTCGGTTTCTATTTTAATTAATGGTTCTAGGACTCCATATTTTGTTCCGACAAGAGGCATTCGTCTGGGTGATCCTTTATCGCCTTACTTATTCATAATGTGTATGGAAATGCTCTCACGTAGTATTTCATTATCAGTAGATTACCTACAATGGAAACCCATTTGCCTATCTAGAAATGGGCCACAACTTTCACACCTTTTATTTGCGGACGACATtgttttattttctaaaattactACTAAGAGTTGTCATGCAATAGTTGATGTTCTAGACCACTTTACCTCTTGCTTCGGTCAAcaaattaattttgaaaaatctaaGGCTTACTTCTCCAAGAATAGCTCCCAATCTGGCCGAAATTTTGTTATAGAGACTTTTTCTATTAAGGAAGGGACTTCGTTTGGTAAATATTTAGGGTTTCCTATGTTCAATACTCGACCTAAAAACGAGGACTTTCAATTCCTTCTAGATAATGTTAAGAATAGATTAGCGGGATGGAAAACTAATTTTTTAACTATGACAGGTCGCTCTACTCTTATTAAATCTACTCTGAATAACCTTCCTAATCATATTATGCAGTATATTCAAATTCCTAAACATATTATCAATAAAATGGAGCAATACCAGCGGAATTTTCTTTGGGGCACTACCTCAACAAAGAAGAGAATGCATCTTCTCAAATGGAATGTTGTAACAACCCCAAAAGTTATAGGTGGTCTGGGCATTCAAAAATTAGGGCAAAAAAATAAGGCTTTACTTGCAGGCCTTGCTTGGAGAATTTTCCAATCTCCTCAAGCAATGTGGTCAAGGATTCTTATTAACAAATACATCCACAAAAATACTGTGTTGAATAATTCCAAAACTTGGGATAACATCCTAATAGGCTGTAACTTTTGCCAAATGGGTATTAAATGGAGAATAGGAGATGGCAAGCATATTAGTGTTTGGGACGACCTTTGGTTAAAGCCAGGCACAACGCTGCGCTCTATGATCCAAGGCCCCTCAACTTTGGAACAAACAAGTCTAACAATTTCTCAAATACTTAATCCCATGGGATGGAATAAGGAAATAATTCCTTTTGACCTAGGGCATAATATTAATCGTTTGATGGATGCTACTTACGTATCCCACTTTCGCAATCAAGCAGATCTAATCTACTGGGGTCTAACTCAAACTAGCAAATTTACTGTTAATTCTATGTATACCACACTTGAGGTAGACACACAGTCTTCTACGACTCACTCTCATACTTTTTCATGGATTTGGAAACTCCCTATCCATCCAATATTTAAAACCTTTATTTGGCTTCTTTGCCATAATAGGTTACCAACCAGACTTTACTTAAAAAACACTAATATTATTCGGGATGCTACTTGTTTTTACTGTCAAAGGGAAGATGAATCTATTAAACACATTTTTCTCGATTGCTTAAATGCTAGAAAATATTGGCAAGACTTGGGCTTCATGCACCTTATTAGTCACATTACCAATCTGCCATGCACACATACTTGGGCACGTGAACTCATTTTTAATAAAAACTCCAACCTTCCTTTCCACATCAACCCTCAAATTTACTTACCTATTAGTTTATGGAATATTTGGCTTACACGAAACGATAACCTGTTTAACATGACTAGAGTTAATATTCTCCATAATCATATTACTCAACAAGCAGCGGAATTTACTTACTTAGCTTCTTATACTTGTAAGACTAATCGTAAAATAAAACCAGCTAAGAATATCAAATGGAATCCTCCAACTGCTCTTTGTTATAAACTTAATATAGACGGAGCTTTTTCAGCTAATACGACAGGCATAGGAGGATTAATTAGGAACTTCAATGCTGAATGGATTTTAGGTTTCTCAGGATCTGCACCACATGATTCAACCATTTTTGCGGAGCTCTATGCATTAACACATGGCTTGAAATTAGCTTATGAAAATAACATTGCACCTCTGGAGGTGGACGTGGATGCAAAGGATCTTATACTATTATTACATTCTCAAAATATTGATTTCTCTAACTTAATTGCTGATTGCAGGTACTATCTGGGCCAGCTAGGTAACCCTGTAGTCGAACACGCGTACAGAGAGCAAAACATGATAGCAGACCAACTAGCAAAAGCAGGCCACAATTTTGGAAAGGAATATTTgccaagagtttttgaaaatgccGTACTGCTTataatacttctttttaaaattaaaataaaatcacatgcTACTTCCTGCTAGTGGTgataaaatgaataaagaaaataattatccacccatattatccattaaaaatgggttggataataaattttttaaaatcgattcaaatataaataaaaactatattatccacttagaaaatgaaTAACTAttgagtttaacttttacatttgtaaagcctcaaattgggggttcctcaaggtTGGGAGAGTAAGagttctcccaaaagtgatcatattcaagaagtcatggataataattcattttttatcctattaaatatgggtcggatcAGATAATTTATCTGTTTTTGACATGCTCATACCCGACCCGACCCGACCCTGCCGTTTGCCACCCTACTTCCTGCATTTCAGTTTGTTGTCCTTATTATCTGGGTTATAGGAAACCATCAATTCCAATGACGAAGGAAAGAAGTTCCACCTAGCTAGTAAAAAACAGCACCTATCACCACATAGAGAACTCAGAGTCAGTTGCTGAGGAGCGAGGAATTTATAACATTGGGAACTAAATTTACAGCATTGTAGTGTAGACTCATTCTCTTTGGGTAAGTTACAGCATTGCCCACACATTACAATTCACAAACAAAATCACCACTTGTTTCAATATCTTCATCATCTAATTCATCAAGTTCCATACTCCCTTCACATGAATTTGCTACAACCTTAGGAACCCGCAAATCAATTCTTGCCTCCTCTATTACTGCCAATACTTCTTCCATGCTCTGACTCGGGTTATTTACATCAACGCATTCGTGTCGTCCTTCTTCCATGAATTCGACAGGTAAGTTTTTCAAAAACCAGGGATGCTTTTTAATTTCCGGAATGGTTATTCTCTACAAGAGAATTCAGCAAACCAACAATATTATTGGACTACTCCGAACACATTCAAAACAAGAGTAAAACATGGAGGCATGTCCAAGCTAATGTGTTTCATGATCGTGTTGCTCAAACAGTTATGAACAACATTTCACGTATAAGATTTATAATGATATAAATTTTTGGCAGAAATTTTCTTACCTTTTCAGGATCTGTCACAAAAATCCTGGATAAGAGATGCCCGCACTCCATGGAGATTTGGACATGTTGTGGAATTGAGTACTGGACGCTAAATATTCTCTGTTATGGAGAGTTAACTCAATCAAAGTGCTGCGGAAAATGGCTTTTACAACATTCAAAACAGAAcagttccttttttttttaatctctttTCATAAGTCAGATCAAGTTCTTCACTATCTATCATAATTCATGTGTAATTATTTCCATGTACTTACAGAAATAGTCTTTCTGAAATTTTTTGGATCACTGGGATCTTCAAACGGATAAGCTCCAACCAGCATTACGTATAAAGTGACTCCACAAGACCAAACATCAGCCACCTATTGACTCAAGAATTAACAAGAGAGAAATGCAATTAAATGATACAAACATCGTGAAATAGTTGGTTTGAGAACGCACGAGTAGTACCTTTCCATCATATTCTTTCTTTGATAAGATCTCCGGTGCAACATAAGCTGGTGTCCCTACGGTGGACTTAGGTTGAGAATGAAAGACAGATGACTGCAAACAAGTGAAGCCGTTAAACTGGATTTTAACAAAAATCTGGAACAGTAGTCAGGAATATAAGGTTAGCCAAAAGATTATTGACCTTGGAGTAACCAAAATCGCATATTTTGACTCGTGGTGCAGCACTTCCATCCAGTAATGTATTTTCCAATTTGAGATCTCTATGACAGATTTGCTGAAgcaaaatatcaataaaataggTCCACGGAAAACACAAACTAGTTGAAACTTGAGAACATGAGAAGTATTGATGTTTTACCATGAAATGGCAGTAGCTAACCCCTGATATCAATTGTTGAAAGAAGAATCTGGCCTGACCAAAAACCAAATatataaacaatttaaaatacACAATTACAAGCTTTGAAATTTGAATAGAAAGCATTCTGCACTGAGCAGTATAAGTATGTACATGTATGTGTGTGCGCGCAAGCATATAGacaacatacatacatatacatgcaAATATATGAGAATAACGACCTCAAAACATGAGAATTTTGGAAGCACATCCATTCTTCGTTTAAAGTTTTAAGATGTCAGTACCCAGGATTGAAGATTGGTAAATAACAAGCATGATCCCCCGTCCCCCACACTGAGAAAAAAAGAAATTGCACCAAAAATCCGAATATAACAAACAAGCACAAGTTATTTGTCAGAAGTTAATCACCAGAAATATGTAAAATGTAAATTTGATCTAGCCAAGTTATCACTCTAATTATCGTCTAATACCTCATCTTCGTTGAATCTTCCAGCTTTACAAATCCTCTGAAAGAGTTCTCCGCCTGCAGCGTACTCCATTACTATTGCTAGATGAGTAGGTGTCAGCAATACCTGGAAGAGGTGTGAAGTTCACTCATATGAATAAGCCATAAACAGAACTGAAAAATGTAGTTGATgctaaattacatgttttacttCATTAGACAGAGTAGGCTTCCCAGAGGAATCGGCTAAGATAAATATTCCCTCCTCACCACAGGATATTTAAAAAGGAAtgaaagacttttgaaatttgttattTTAAACATGCCATGAGATTCTTTTGTGACTATAAAAGCATGCAATTAAGGATAAAATAAAAGTTTAGAGTTAAATTGTTCTCAAATATAGAAAACTATTATCCTTTGACTAATAAGGAAATAATGTCATAGAAGATGAACCTGAAACACTCGATCTGTTCCCTATTACTTGTCCATTTTAGCAAATCAAGAAAGAACTAATTAATAATTTTTCATTTCTACCCTTAAAACTAATCGGAGTACTAATAGTCAAATTTAGATTTAACAAggataatttataaaataaacacttaatacatgCAAGCTAGACAAGTAAAAGAGAACGGACGgagcaacaaataataaaaaataaaacatttcCAACAGTAAGAGGCTGAGTACTATACCTCTTTGAATCTGATAATATTTGGATGACTCAGTGATCTATGATTCATAATTTCCCTTTGTACATGTTCATCAATCTGCAGACCTCGAAAGAGAGAAAATTGTGAttagccaaaaataaataaataaataaattagtaCTAAAATCCCCAAATAAAGTGATGGCATCAAATCTGCGACCTTTTGGCCTCTTTCAAAGAACTTCACAGCAAAGAGCTCTTTAGTAATTTTATCTCTAACAAGCTTAGCTActccaaaattaccagaacccaaATCCTTCACAAACTCATAACGCTCCattataaagaaaaagaaaaagggtttcAATTTTTTCTTCAATACCTACTGAGGAAAAAGTGTAGTGTTCGTATTAGTAGTAAATTCTGTACTTGTCTAGTCATTGATCAGCTCAGTGTACTTTCTGCAAAAGTGACACTAGCTAACACTAACCCAATGAAGACAAGAAAGCAAAAAGTAGAGAGAGACAAGCACGAGATAGACTACGTACCAAGTACCTGGGCATTGGAATGTACTAAGATTTGCAGTATATTGGTATTGGTGGACCCATCTTGATTGGAATTATTGACAAGATTACAAACCTTCCAAGTTGGGTTATTTGGGGAACTAAGTCACCAACCATCCTGCCGAGGCAAGTGGAGTCCGAAACCTAATTGCCaactttttggactcaaaatGCCTTTttattgtcaaaaaaaaaaatgttttttataTATAATGCGGTATTATATCGCGCTATACTTTAATGGTGTTTCTGTCGTTAAAGTATAAACCGGTATAATACTGCATTATATATAGCGCGTTATTATACTGCTATACCTGTTTGTGGGTCCACCAACTAGTCTCATGCATTTAACTGACATAACtataattcaaatatatatagcGCGGCATTACATCGCGCTATACCTGTTTGTGGGCTCACCAATAAGTCTCATGCGGTTAACTGACATAATAATAATTCAAATGGGTATAGCGCGTCTTCAGCCCCCAAAGCTAGgcattgccttatttaaaggcatTAGGATTTTATGAAATCCCATTCAAAAAATATTCTAACTTCCGTTCAAACTTTTCTTCTTGTTATCAAGcattttttataatgtctgaagagccaaaaataagggtttcattatattggggggtgaggttgtagAGGAGAATGGTGAGATGTTAATGGAGAATAACTCTATGAGGTATAGTTCATCTTTatagtgtcatgttaaattgccacttacaatggactacaataaattggtatcgttgctACGTacaaaaatgagtgtgaggaaacgttcggtgaaccttaaagtaaccggtagattttCATATTATGTGACTCTGTAGGGGTTTGCttgttattctgagtttaacatcgaagatgatgaaactcttagagattttttgcgaaTTCTGGATGAATACAGGGAATATAAAATGTTCCGGCTGAAAGAGTTTGGCCGGATCTTAACTTATCTCTGCGGGCGAATGAGGAAATAATTTCTCTCCTACTTTACATAATCCACAAGACTActagtaaacttcaattttcttttctgttACGATGTTACTTTTTATTGAATTTAATTTGcgttaacactcatatttttcacaAGGataccgtccggatatgaattttacaagttatgaccccatGCCTAGTTCGAATATGCGTAGCTCTGGCGTGTTGGGtcacggtggtccatccgggagtcatcaccaacaaaaAAATGTCCATCATGAAATGTCAACGCAGTACGACTTGTAAGAGAAGTGATATAGTTATATGTAAAATATTTATCAATTTGAGcaacttatcattttgttctttttatgcagtgaaaacgagcaacttgatggtccTGACTTCACTCAGTTGCCTgtagacgacgtatttactcgCCATTTGGCAGATGTGCAGAGTCaagaagataatagtgattatgacaacaatgccgatgagtctggagatgacacactcttccctgacgagggtgatgaggaggaggaagtgaatgtcgaacctgagctgacgagggagcatgctcctccacctctcattagaccaagagtgtacgagtcccacgtgccatttcatgagcggaatatttcctatcttgataatttgccaagtatgccggatgtggatgccctcacaagggatgatgatgaatttcggtcagcaatgtgggatgagtctagaccaacagtgctggcaaagggcatgtattttccCGATAAAGCTCGCTTAGCCAGGGCTGTAAAAATGTACAACGTAAGAGAGTGTCATGAGATGACAGTAAGGGAGTCAACTCCGGAGTTATAC
Coding sequences within:
- the LOC104215363 gene encoding serine/threonine-protein kinase SAPK1-like isoform X1, with the protein product MERYEFVKDLGSGNFGVAKLVRDKITKELFAVKFFERGQKIDEHVQREIMNHRSLSHPNIIRFKEVLLTPTHLAIVMEYAAGGELFQRICKAGRFNEDEARFFFQQLISGVSYCHFMQICHRDLKLENTLLDGSAAPRVKICDFGYSKSSVFHSQPKSTVGTPAYVAPEILSKKEYDGKVADVWSCGVTLYVMLVGAYPFEDPSDPKNFRKTISRIFSVQYSIPQHVQISMECGHLLSRIFVTDPEKRITIPEIKKHPWFLKNLPVEFMEEGRHECVDVNNPSQSMEEVLAVIEEARIDLRVPKVVANSCEGSMELDELDDEDIETSGDFVCEL
- the LOC104215363 gene encoding serine/threonine-protein kinase SAPK1-like isoform X2 — translated: MPRYLIDEHVQREIMNHRSLSHPNIIRFKEVLLTPTHLAIVMEYAAGGELFQRICKAGRFNEDEARFFFQQLISGVSYCHFMQICHRDLKLENTLLDGSAAPRVKICDFGYSKSSVFHSQPKSTVGTPAYVAPEILSKKEYDGKVADVWSCGVTLYVMLVGAYPFEDPSDPKNFRKTISRIFSVQYSIPQHVQISMECGHLLSRIFVTDPEKRITIPEIKKHPWFLKNLPVEFMEEGRHECVDVNNPSQSMEEVLAVIEEARIDLRVPKVVANSCEGSMELDELDDEDIETSGDFVCEL